In Campylobacter magnus, the following proteins share a genomic window:
- the rpmC gene encoding 50S ribosomal protein L29, with amino-acid sequence MKYTEIKDKSASELATLLKEKKVLLFTLRQKLRTMQLSNPNEIRETRKDIAKINTAISAKG; translated from the coding sequence ATGAAATATACTGAGATAAAAGATAAAAGCGCAAGCGAGTTAGCTACGCTACTTAAAGAAAAAAAGGTGCTTTTATTTACCCTTAGACAAAAGCTAAGAACTATGCAGCTTTCAAATCCAAATGAGATTAGAGAAACTCGCAAAGATATTGCTAAAATAAATACAGCAATTAGCGCAAAAGGATAA
- the rpsQ gene encoding 30S ribosomal protein S17, with protein MAADMKRVIQGLVVAKSGDKTASVLVERRVMHPRYHKFVKRFKKYLVHDEKNQLNIGDTVSAIECRPLSKSKKFRLKAVLKTGVE; from the coding sequence ATGGCAGCAGATATGAAAAGAGTAATTCAAGGCCTTGTAGTAGCTAAATCAGGTGATAAAACTGCAAGTGTGCTAGTAGAACGCAGAGTTATGCACCCTAGATATCACAAATTCGTAAAAAGATTTAAAAAATATCTAGTGCATGATGAGAAGAATCAGCTAAATATCGGCGATACAGTGAGCGCAATCGAGTGCCGCCCACTAAGCAAATCTAAAAAATTCCGCCTAAAAGCTGTTCTTAAAACAGGAGTTGAATAA
- the rplN gene encoding 50S ribosomal protein L14, producing the protein MIQSFTRLAVADNSGAKELMCIKVLGGSKRRYASLGDVIVCSVKKALPNGKIKKGQVVKAVVVRTKKEVQRPDGALIRFDENAAVILDAKREPIGTRIFGPVGREVRYANFMKIVSLAPEVL; encoded by the coding sequence ATGATACAAAGTTTTACAAGACTAGCAGTAGCTGATAATAGCGGAGCTAAAGAGCTAATGTGTATCAAAGTACTAGGCGGTAGTAAAAGACGCTATGCTAGCCTAGGCGATGTTATTGTTTGCTCAGTGAAAAAAGCTCTACCAAATGGTAAGATCAAAAAAGGTCAAGTGGTAAAAGCAGTAGTAGTTCGCACTAAAAAAGAGGTTCAAAGACCAGATGGTGCGCTAATCCGCTTTGATGAGAACGCAGCTGTAATCCTAGATGCAAAAAGAGAGCCAATTGGCACTCGTATCTTTGGACCAGTGGGAAGAGAAGTGCGCTATGCAAACTTTATGAAAATCGTATCGCTTGCGCCGGAGGTGTTATAA
- the rplX gene encoding 50S ribosomal protein L24: MAVKYKIKKGDNVKIIAGDDKGKTAKVTQVLAKEGKVICEGIKIAKKAVKPSEKYQNGGFINKEMPIDISNVAKVEG, encoded by the coding sequence ATGGCAGTAAAATATAAAATCAAAAAAGGTGATAATGTAAAAATTATCGCTGGCGATGACAAGGGCAAAACAGCAAAAGTTACCCAAGTTTTAGCAAAAGAAGGCAAAGTAATTTGCGAAGGCATTAAAATAGCCAAAAAAGCTGTTAAACCAAGCGAAAAATATCAAAATGGTGGTTTTATAAATAAAGAAATGCCTATTGATATTTCAAATGTAGCAAAAGTAGAGGGCTAA
- the rplE gene encoding 50S ribosomal protein L5 — MAFQARLQQKYKDSVRGALTSEFDIKNPMLVPALEKIVISVGAGDSAKDQKTLQNMADTISLIAGQKALITNAKKSVAGFKVREGFPVGIKVTLRKEQMYVFLDKLISIALPRVKDFRGLPRNGFDGRGNYNFGLNEQLMFPEVVYDQIIRTHGMNITIVTSAPDDKQALKLLELLGLPFAKGK; from the coding sequence ATGGCATTTCAAGCAAGATTACAACAAAAATATAAAGATAGCGTTCGTGGCGCACTTACAAGCGAGTTTGATATCAAAAACCCTATGCTTGTTCCAGCTCTTGAAAAAATCGTTATTAGCGTAGGAGCAGGTGATAGCGCAAAGGATCAAAAAACTTTGCAAAATATGGCTGATACTATCTCGCTAATCGCTGGACAAAAAGCACTTATCACAAATGCTAAAAAGTCAGTTGCCGGCTTTAAAGTGCGTGAGGGCTTTCCTGTTGGTATCAAAGTAACACTTCGCAAAGAGCAAATGTATGTGTTTTTAGACAAACTAATTAGCATCGCTTTGCCAAGAGTTAAAGACTTCCGTGGTTTGCCACGCAATGGCTTTGATGGTAGAGGTAACTATAACTTTGGTCTAAACGAGCAGCTAATGTTCCCTGAGGTAGTATATGATCAAATCATCCGCACTCACGGTATGAACATTACTATTGTTACAAGCGCACCAGATGACAAGCAAGCATTAAAGCTACTTGAGCTTCTTGGCCTACCATTTGCAAAAGGAAAGTAA
- a CDS encoding type Z 30S ribosomal protein S14, protein MAKKSMIAKAARPAKFSSRKYTRCNICGRPHSVYRDFGICRVCLRKMANEGLIPGLKKASW, encoded by the coding sequence ATGGCAAAAAAATCAATGATAGCAAAAGCAGCTCGCCCTGCTAAATTTTCTAGTCGCAAATACACAAGATGTAATATCTGCGGTCGCCCACACTCTGTTTACCGCGACTTTGGTATTTGTCGTGTGTGCCTAAGAAAAATGGCAAACGAAGGCCTAATCCCAGGTCTTAAAAAAGCAAGCTGGTAA
- the rpsH gene encoding 30S ribosomal protein S8 encodes MNDLISDALTRIRNASMRRLDTTKLLHSNVVEGVLKVLEAKGYVESFNVVEEERKKFINVVLKYDERGASVITEIKRVSKPGRRVYKGKDEIKRFKNGYGTIIVSTNKGVLANDAAYKEGVGGEVLCTVW; translated from the coding sequence ATGAACGATTTAATCTCAGATGCACTAACTAGAATTCGCAATGCTAGTATGCGCAGACTTGATACTACAAAGCTACTTCACTCAAATGTTGTTGAAGGCGTGCTAAAAGTGCTTGAAGCAAAAGGTTATGTTGAAAGCTTTAATGTAGTTGAAGAAGAACGCAAAAAATTCATAAATGTAGTGTTAAAATACGATGAGCGTGGTGCTAGCGTAATTACTGAAATCAAAAGAGTATCAAAACCAGGACGCCGTGTATATAAAGGCAAAGATGAAATCAAACGCTTTAAAAACGGCTATGGAACAATCATTGTTAGCACAAACAAAGGCGTGCTAGCAAATGATGCTGCTTACAAAGAAGGTGTAGGCGGCGAAGTGCTTTGTACTGTTTGGTAG
- the rplF gene encoding 50S ribosomal protein L6 — protein MSRIGKKPIVIPSGVEVKQDGSVLVFKKGNVTKELDTKNNVNVSIKDGQVEFSPKGEDRQSRAYWGTYRALANNIVVGITEGFTRVLEINGVGYKAAVKGKVVELNLGFSHPINHELPAGVEASVEKNQIILKSADKQVIGQVAAQIRGYRPPEPYKGKGVKYAEERIIRKAGKTSKK, from the coding sequence ATGTCAAGAATTGGCAAAAAACCTATCGTCATCCCAAGTGGCGTAGAGGTAAAACAAGATGGCTCTGTTCTTGTCTTTAAAAAAGGCAATGTAACAAAAGAGCTTGATACAAAAAACAATGTAAATGTAAGCATCAAAGATGGCCAAGTAGAGTTTAGCCCAAAAGGTGAAGACCGCCAAAGCAGAGCTTATTGGGGCACATACAGAGCACTAGCTAACAATATCGTTGTAGGTATCACCGAGGGCTTTACTCGTGTGCTTGAAATCAACGGCGTTGGTTACAAAGCAGCTGTTAAAGGTAAGGTAGTAGAGCTTAACCTAGGCTTTTCTCATCCTATCAATCACGAATTGCCAGCAGGCGTAGAAGCTAGTGTAGAAAAAAACCAAATCATCCTAAAAAGTGCCGACAAACAAGTAATCGGTCAAGTAGCAGCCCAAATCCGTGGATATCGCCCTCCTGAGCCTTACAAAGGCAAGGGCGTAAAATACGCTGAAGAGCGCATCATCCGCAAAGCCGGTAAAACATCTAAGAAATAA
- the rplR gene encoding 50S ribosomal protein L18, producing the protein MVANVLKRKIALRIKRKKRIRAKISGCESCPRVSIFKSNRTLYAQVINDVTGTTICASNGGKLGIKANKAGGQALAKDLAEKMKSAKIENAVFDRNGYLYHGVVASFGEALKANGIKL; encoded by the coding sequence ATGGTAGCAAATGTATTAAAACGCAAAATTGCACTTCGCATTAAACGCAAAAAAAGAATTAGAGCGAAAATCTCAGGCTGCGAATCTTGCCCTAGAGTAAGTATTTTCAAATCAAATCGCACTCTTTATGCCCAAGTTATAAATGATGTAACTGGCACTACAATTTGTGCTAGCAATGGTGGCAAACTAGGAATTAAAGCAAATAAAGCTGGTGGCCAAGCCCTAGCAAAAGACCTAGCAGAAAAAATGAAAAGTGCAAAGATTGAAAATGCAGTGTTTGACCGCAATGGTTATTTGTATCACGGCGTAGTAGCTAGCTTTGGCGAAGCTCTAAAAGCAAACGGCATAAAACTATAA
- the rpsE gene encoding 30S ribosomal protein S5: MKYNREEFQEVIVDIGRVTKVVKGGRRFRFTALVVVGNKNGLVGFGYGKAKEVPDAMRKAVDDAFKNIVEVKLKGSTIPHDVEVKYNSSKILLKPASEGTGVIAGGSARPVVELVGIRDILTKSLGSNNSANVVRATIKALSMLKG; encoded by the coding sequence ATGAAATACAATAGAGAAGAATTCCAAGAAGTAATCGTTGATATCGGCCGTGTTACAAAGGTTGTAAAAGGCGGACGCAGATTTAGATTTACAGCTCTTGTAGTAGTAGGAAACAAAAATGGCTTAGTTGGCTTTGGTTATGGTAAGGCAAAAGAAGTTCCAGATGCGATGAGAAAAGCAGTTGATGATGCTTTCAAAAACATCGTTGAAGTAAAACTTAAAGGTAGCACAATACCACACGATGTAGAGGTAAAATATAACTCAAGTAAAATCTTGCTAAAACCAGCTAGCGAAGGTACAGGCGTTATTGCCGGTGGTTCAGCTCGTCCAGTTGTCGAGCTAGTAGGAATTCGTGATATTCTTACAAAATCACTTGGCTCAAACAATTCAGCTAATGTTGTGCGTGCCACAATCAAAGCTCTTAGTATGTTGAAAGGCTAA
- the rplO gene encoding 50S ribosomal protein L15 — protein MGLEKLQKAPGSTHKTKRIGRGCGSGMGKTATRGGKGQTARTGSHQKRGFEGGQQPLQRRLPKVGFYSRFAKPYVINVEKITAVKELGVITFESIQSVHKVSNSVSKIKLIGAGAKELASKIKDDKVITSGNK, from the coding sequence ATGGGACTAGAAAAACTACAAAAAGCACCTGGCTCAACACACAAAACTAAACGCATCGGTCGTGGTTGCGGCAGCGGTATGGGCAAAACTGCTACTCGCGGTGGCAAAGGTCAAACTGCTCGCACCGGCTCACACCAAAAAAGAGGTTTTGAAGGTGGACAACAACCACTTCAAAGAAGACTACCAAAAGTAGGCTTTTACTCTCGCTTTGCTAAACCTTATGTAATCAATGTAGAGAAAATCACAGCTGTAAAAGAGCTGGGAGTTATTACATTTGAGAGCATTCAAAGCGTTCACAAAGTATCAAATAGCGTGAGCAAAATCAAGCTAATTGGCGCAGGCGCAAAAGAGCTTGCTAGCAAAATTAAAGATGACAAAGTAATCACTAGCGGAAATAAATAA
- the secY gene encoding preprotein translocase subunit SecY, translated as MNKTLTNKILITLGFLFIYRVLAYVPVPGVNTEVIKDFFTSNANNALGLFNMFSGNAAERLSIISLGIMPYITASIIMELLAATFPNLGKMKKERDGMQKYMQIIRYATIVITIIQAIGVSIGLQSLTGRGGEQAIMIDMNLFIAISCASMLTGTMLLMWIGEQITQRGIGNGISLIIFAGIVSGIPSAISGTIDLVNTGEMNFLVVLAIAVIILVTVGVVIYVELGERRVPISYSRKTVMENQNKRIMNYIPVKVNLSGVIPPIFASAILMFPSTILQASTNEYIQMINDFLNPSSYVFNLLTFLFIIFFAYFYASIVFNAKDISENLKRQGGFIPGVRPGESTAEYLNELASRITFSGAIYLGLISTLPWLLVKFMGVPFYFGGTSVLIVVSVALDTMRRIEAQVYMNKYQTLSAVGL; from the coding sequence ATGAACAAGACACTAACAAACAAAATTCTAATTACTCTTGGATTTTTGTTTATATATAGAGTGCTTGCTTATGTGCCAGTCCCTGGTGTAAATACTGAGGTTATCAAAGACTTTTTCACCAGCAATGCAAATAATGCTTTGGGGCTATTTAATATGTTTAGCGGAAACGCAGCAGAGCGCCTTAGCATTATTAGCCTTGGCATTATGCCTTATATCACAGCTTCTATTATTATGGAGCTTTTAGCAGCTACATTTCCAAACCTTGGTAAAATGAAAAAAGAGCGTGATGGTATGCAAAAATACATGCAAATCATCCGCTACGCCACAATCGTAATCACTATAATCCAAGCAATTGGTGTAAGCATTGGACTTCAAAGCCTAACAGGTCGTGGTGGCGAGCAAGCTATAATGATAGATATGAATTTATTTATCGCAATTTCATGTGCTTCTATGCTAACAGGCACAATGTTGCTTATGTGGATAGGTGAGCAAATCACACAAAGAGGCATAGGAAATGGTATTTCTCTAATCATTTTTGCTGGTATCGTAAGTGGAATTCCATCTGCGATTTCAGGTACTATTGATCTAGTAAATACAGGCGAGATGAATTTCTTAGTCGTGCTTGCTATTGCTGTGATTATTCTTGTAACTGTGGGTGTAGTTATTTATGTAGAACTTGGAGAGCGTAGGGTGCCTATATCTTATTCTCGCAAGACTGTGATGGAAAATCAAAACAAACGCATAATGAATTATATCCCTGTTAAAGTAAATTTAAGTGGAGTTATTCCACCTATTTTTGCCTCAGCGATTTTGATGTTTCCAAGCACGATTTTACAAGCTAGCACAAACGAATACATACAAATGATAAATGATTTTCTAAATCCTAGTTCGTATGTATTTAATCTATTAACATTTTTGTTTATAATTTTCTTTGCGTATTTTTATGCTTCAATAGTATTTAACGCAAAAGATATAAGCGAAAATCTAAAACGCCAAGGTGGCTTTATCCCAGGTGTTCGCCCAGGCGAGAGCACAGCAGAGTATCTAAACGAGCTTGCTAGTCGCATTACTTTTAGCGGTGCTATTTATTTGGGGCTAATTTCTACTTTGCCGTGGCTGCTTGTGAAGTTTATGGGCGTGCCATTTTATTTTGGCGGAACTAGCGTGCTAATCGTGGTTTCAGTAGCACTTGATACTATGCGTCGCATAGAAGCTCAGGTATATATGAACAAATATCAAACCCTAAGTGCGGTAGGTCTATAA
- the map gene encoding type I methionyl aminopeptidase, producing MAISIKTPKDIEGMRVANHIVALTLDGVEKLIKPGVSLLELDEFCEKSILEHGAKPAFKGLYGFPNTACISVNEVVIHGIPSSYKLKEGDIVTIDIGSKINGYFGDSARTFGVGKISEQDEKLIACSKDALYFGIEKVKAGMHFKELSFAIENFIRDRGFVPLLGFCGHGIGRSAHEEPEIPNYLEGPNPKSGPKIRNGMVFCIEPMICQKDGTPSVDKDKWTTRSVDGLNTAHYEHCVAVINGKAEILSK from the coding sequence ATGGCAATAAGCATAAAAACTCCAAAAGACATCGAGGGAATGAGAGTAGCAAATCACATTGTAGCTCTCACCCTTGATGGGGTAGAAAAGCTAATTAAGCCAGGTGTAAGCCTTTTAGAGCTTGATGAGTTTTGCGAAAAAAGCATTTTAGAACATGGCGCAAAACCGGCTTTTAAAGGGCTTTATGGCTTTCCAAACACAGCTTGTATCAGCGTAAATGAAGTAGTAATCCACGGAATTCCAAGCTCTTATAAACTAAAAGAAGGCGATATCGTAACCATAGATATAGGCTCAAAAATCAATGGATATTTTGGCGATAGCGCACGCACTTTTGGTGTGGGCAAAATCAGTGAACAAGACGAAAAGTTAATTGCGTGTAGCAAAGATGCACTTTACTTTGGCATTGAAAAAGTAAAAGCTGGCATGCACTTTAAAGAACTTAGTTTTGCGATTGAAAATTTCATCCGTGATAGAGGTTTTGTGCCACTGCTTGGTTTTTGTGGGCACGGCATAGGACGCTCAGCACACGAAGAGCCAGAAATACCAAACTACTTAGAAGGCCCAAATCCAAAATCAGGCCCAAAAATCCGCAATGGAATGGTTTTTTGTATAGAGCCGATGATTTGTCAAAAAGACGGCACGCCAAGCGTGGATAAGGACAAATGGACCACTCGCTCAGTAGATGGACTAAACACAGCTCACTATGAACACTGCGTAGCTGTGATAAATGGAAAAGCTGAAATTTTAAGCAAATAA
- the infA gene encoding translation initiation factor IF-1, whose amino-acid sequence MSKDDVIEIDGTVQEALPNATFKVELDNKHVILCHIAGKMRMHYIKIMPGDKVRVELTPYSLDKGRITYRYK is encoded by the coding sequence TTGTCAAAAGACGATGTCATCGAGATAGACGGCACAGTGCAAGAAGCCTTGCCAAATGCTACTTTTAAAGTAGAACTTGATAATAAACATGTGATTTTATGTCATATCGCAGGGAAAATGCGTATGCACTATATAAAGATCATGCCAGGCGATAAGGTCAGAGTTGAGCTTACGCCATACAGCCTAGACAAAGGTCGCATTACTTATAGATATAAGTAA
- the rpmJ gene encoding 50S ribosomal protein L36, whose product MKVRPSVKKMCDKCKIIRRKGVVHVICENPKHKQRQG is encoded by the coding sequence ATGAAGGTTCGACCATCAGTAAAAAAGATGTGTGACAAATGCAAGATCATCCGCCGCAAAGGTGTGGTTCATGTGATCTGCGAAAATCCAAAACATAAGCAAAGACAAGGATGA
- the rpsM gene encoding 30S ribosomal protein S13 has translation MARIAGVDLPKKKRVEYGLTYIYGIGLFTSRKILDAVKISYDKRVQDLSEDEAAAIRKEIQEHYMVEGDLRKSVAMDIKALMDLGNYRGLRHRKGLPVRGQKTKTNARTRKGKRKTVGAATK, from the coding sequence ATGGCTCGTATAGCAGGTGTAGATTTACCAAAGAAAAAGCGTGTAGAGTATGGTTTGACATACATTTATGGCATAGGTCTTTTTACTTCAAGAAAAATTCTTGATGCTGTAAAAATCTCTTATGATAAACGCGTGCAAGATCTAAGTGAGGATGAGGCAGCAGCGATCCGCAAAGAAATTCAAGAACACTATATGGTAGAAGGCGATTTGCGCAAGAGCGTAGCTATGGATATCAAGGCTCTTATGGATCTAGGAAATTACCGTGGTCTTCGCCACAGAAAAGGTCTGCCAGTGCGTGGTCAAAAAACTAAAACAAACGCTCGCACTCGCAAAGGTAAGCGCAAAACAGTTGGCGCTGCTACTAAATAA
- the rpsK gene encoding 30S ribosomal protein S11, giving the protein MAQKKVVKKKTARKNIARGIVYISASFNNTMISVTDEMGNAIAWSSAGALGFKGSKKSTPYAAQQAVEDALNKAKEHGIKEVGIKVQGPGSGRETAVKSVGGVEGIKVLYLKDITPLAHNGCRPPKRRRV; this is encoded by the coding sequence ATGGCACAAAAAAAAGTAGTTAAGAAAAAAACCGCTCGCAAAAATATTGCTCGTGGTATCGTGTATATTTCAGCATCTTTTAACAACACAATGATTAGTGTAACTGATGAGATGGGTAATGCTATTGCGTGGAGCAGCGCAGGTGCTCTTGGCTTTAAGGGTAGCAAAAAATCAACTCCATATGCAGCGCAACAAGCAGTAGAAGATGCTCTAAACAAAGCAAAAGAGCATGGTATTAAAGAAGTAGGAATCAAGGTTCAAGGTCCTGGTTCTGGCCGTGAAACAGCAGTAAAAAGCGTAGGTGGCGTAGAGGGAATAAAAGTTCTTTATCTAAAAGATATTACTCCATTAGCGCATAATGGGTGTCGTCCACCAAAACGCCGCCGCGTCTAA
- the rpsD gene encoding 30S ribosomal protein S4, which produces MARYTGAVEKLERRLGVSLALKGERRLAGKSALDRRPYAPGQHGQRRGKISDYGMHLREKQKARFMYGVSEKQFRRIFAEAARREGNTGELLVALLEQRLDNVVYRMGFATTRRFARQLVTHGHVLVNGKRVDVPSYRVVAGQKIEIAEKSKQNPQIVRAIELTNQTGIAPWVDVDKDKKFGIFTRVPERSEVVIPVEERYIVELYSK; this is translated from the coding sequence ATGGCAAGATATACAGGAGCAGTTGAAAAACTAGAAAGACGTCTTGGCGTATCTTTGGCGCTAAAAGGTGAGAGAAGACTAGCTGGCAAATCAGCATTAGACCGCCGCCCTTACGCACCAGGACAACACGGACAAAGAAGAGGCAAAATCAGCGATTATGGTATGCATTTGCGTGAAAAACAAAAAGCACGCTTTATGTATGGCGTAAGCGAGAAACAATTCCGCAGAATTTTTGCTGAGGCAGCACGCAGAGAGGGCAATACAGGAGAGCTTTTAGTAGCTCTTTTAGAGCAAAGACTAGATAATGTAGTTTATCGCATGGGCTTTGCTACAACTCGTCGTTTTGCTCGCCAGCTTGTAACTCACGGACATGTGCTAGTTAATGGCAAAAGAGTAGATGTCCCATCATACAGAGTAGTAGCTGGGCAAAAAATAGAAATCGCTGAAAAAAGCAAACAAAATCCACAAATCGTTCGTGCAATCGAGCTTACAAACCAAACTGGTATAGCTCCATGGGTTGATGTGGATAAAGACAAAAAATTTGGAATTTTTACTCGTGTTCCAGAGCGCAGTGAAGTAGTAATTCCAGTAGAAGAGCGTTACATAGTCGAGCTTTACTCAAAATAA
- a CDS encoding DNA-directed RNA polymerase subunit alpha, which translates to MKKVTIEAFTPTEIKVEQLGNNEARISVWPFESGYGVTLAHPLRRLLYSSTVGFAPTGVKIEGVEHEFDSMRGMLEDVTIFIVNLKNLRYKLKNNAKREVVHYEFEGPLEISGKDLNNDLVEIVNPDAYLATINEDAKLSFDLIIEKGIGYVPSENIKEEIESGFIALDAFFTPVKKAVYDIQNVLVEDNPDYEKVVMTVTTDGQISPLEAFQSSVSAMYKQLGIFDKILEVDSSSSISASTNKGEHAKLFESVDSLNLSVRSLNCLKKSGIELIGELALMSEAELKEIKNLGKRSLDEMKDVMKAIGYAFDGSFEGNKEAIRKKIAEFKKGK; encoded by the coding sequence ATGAAAAAGGTAACTATCGAGGCTTTTACTCCTACTGAAATAAAAGTAGAGCAACTTGGCAATAACGAGGCTAGAATTAGCGTTTGGCCTTTTGAGAGTGGTTATGGCGTTACCCTAGCGCACCCACTTCGCCGTTTGCTTTATAGCTCTACTGTAGGTTTTGCGCCAACTGGTGTGAAAATCGAAGGCGTAGAGCATGAGTTTGATAGTATGCGTGGTATGTTAGAAGATGTTACGATTTTTATCGTAAACCTAAAAAACCTACGCTACAAACTAAAAAACAATGCTAAGCGTGAAGTAGTTCACTATGAGTTTGAAGGCCCGCTTGAAATCAGTGGTAAAGATCTAAATAACGACCTTGTAGAGATTGTCAACCCTGATGCTTATTTAGCTACTATCAATGAAGATGCTAAGCTAAGCTTTGATCTTATTATAGAAAAAGGCATCGGCTATGTACCAAGCGAGAATATAAAAGAAGAAATCGAGAGCGGGTTTATCGCTCTTGATGCTTTCTTTACGCCTGTTAAAAAAGCAGTATATGATATCCAAAATGTGCTAGTTGAGGATAACCCTGACTATGAAAAAGTAGTTATGACTGTAACAACTGATGGGCAAATCTCTCCGCTTGAGGCTTTTCAAAGCTCAGTTTCAGCTATGTATAAGCAACTTGGAATTTTTGACAAAATTCTTGAAGTTGATAGCTCTAGCTCAATTTCTGCTAGCACAAACAAAGGCGAACATGCTAAGCTTTTTGAGAGTGTAGATAGCCTAAATCTTAGTGTTCGTAGCTTAAACTGCCTTAAAAAATCAGGCATTGAGCTAATAGGCGAGCTAGCTTTGATGAGTGAGGCAGAATTAAAAGAAATCAAAAATCTTGGCAAAAGAAGCCTTGATGAAATGAAAGATGTAATGAAAGCTATTGGTTATGCTTTTGATGGTAGCTTTGAAGGCAATAAAGAGGCTATCCGCAAGAAAATAGCTGAGTTCAAAAAAGGAAAATAA
- the rplQ gene encoding 50S ribosomal protein L17, which produces MRHNHGYRKLGRTSSHRAALLKNLSIAIIKSGKIETTLPKAKELRSYFEKLVTRARKGDSEAHRAVFASLQDKESVKKLVSEIAPKFVGVNGGYTRIIKTRVRKGDAAQMAYIELTK; this is translated from the coding sequence ATGAGACATAATCACGGATATAGAAAACTTGGTCGCACAAGCTCTCACAGAGCTGCGCTACTAAAAAACCTAAGTATCGCTATTATTAAATCAGGTAAAATCGAGACTACTTTGCCAAAAGCAAAAGAGCTTAGAAGCTATTTTGAAAAGCTAGTAACTCGTGCTAGAAAAGGCGATAGCGAGGCTCACAGAGCTGTTTTTGCAAGTCTTCAAGACAAAGAAAGCGTAAAAAAACTAGTAAGCGAAATCGCTCCAAAGTTTGTAGGTGTAAATGGTGGCTATACACGCATTATCAAAACTCGTGTTCGCAAGGGTGATGCTGCGCAAATGGCTTATATTGAGCTAACAAAATAA
- a CDS encoding NifU family protein: MIPFSDEELLEPVQASIDVIRPMIEADGGGIELVEIKNGVIYVRLSGHCVGCAASNTTLKMGVERQIRNDIHPELVVENITNQK; the protein is encoded by the coding sequence ATGATTCCTTTTAGTGACGAAGAACTTTTAGAACCTGTTCAAGCTAGCATAGATGTAATCCGCCCTATGATAGAAGCTGATGGTGGAGGCATAGAGCTAGTGGAGATAAAAAACGGCGTTATTTATGTCCGCCTTAGTGGACACTGTGTAGGCTGCGCTGCTAGTAATACAACACTAAAAATGGGCGTCGAGCGTCAAATACGCAACGATATCCACCCAGAACTCGTAGTAGAAAATATCACAAATCAAAAATAA